A stretch of Primulina tabacum isolate GXHZ01 chromosome 13, ASM2559414v2, whole genome shotgun sequence DNA encodes these proteins:
- the LOC142523398 gene encoding serine/threonine-protein kinase PBL34-like has product MGLSGDGLKGDSWNAKKAKRAEEKDDSVETGCCIRLRFFGSCISSRSKVDNSISGISTHESKSPNGMSIDRPAATEIPSTTTSNAESNSSSFKLEDELKVSSRLRKFTFNDLKLATRNFRPESLLGEGGFGCVFKGWIEENGTAPVKPGTGLTVAVKTLNHDGLQGHKEWMAEVNYLGDLVHPNLVKLIGYCIEDDQRLLVYEFMPRGSLENHLFRRSLPLPWSIRMKIALGAAKGLAFLHEEAEKPVIYRDFKTSNILLDAEYNAKLSDFGLAKDAPDEGKTHVSTRVMGTYGYAAPEYVMTGHLTSKSDVYSFGVVLLEMLTGRRSMDKNRPNGEHNLVEWARPHLGERRRFYRLIDPRLEGHFSIKGAQKAAHLAARCLSRDSKVRPLMSEVVEALKPLPNLKDMASSSYYFQTMQADRVGCSPNGKNGLKTQGSVSRNGQHHPRSLSITNGSLTSPYHQFAHNSPKPNSKP; this is encoded by the exons ATGGGACTTAGTGGCGATGGTTTAAAGGGGGATTCTTGGAATGCGAAGAAAGCAAAAAGGGCTGAGGAAAAAGATGATTCTGTGGAGACAGGTTGCTGTATTAGGTTGAGGTTTTTCGGCAGCTGTATTTCTTCAAGATCTAAAGTGGATAACTCTATTAGTGGCATCAGCACACATG AAAGTAAATCTCCAAATGGTATGAGCATAGACCGACCAGCTGCCACGGAGATCCCATCCACCACTACGAGCAATGCTGAAAGCAATTCATCAAGCTTCAAACTGGAAGATGAACTTAAAGTTTCTTCGCGGCTGAGAAAATTTACATTTAATGACCTTAAGTTGGCAACAAGAAATTTTCGACCAGAATCACTTCTTGGAGAAGGGGGTTTTGGCTGTGTGTTTAAAGGGTGGATTGAAGAGAATGGCACGGCACCGGTTAAGCCTGGGACAGGGCTTACTGTAGCTGTCAAAACCCTGAATCATGATGGGCTTCAGGGTCACAAAGAATGGATG GCTGAAGTAAATTATCTTGGGGACCTTGTTCATCCTAATTTAGTTAAATTGATCGGCTACTGTATTGAAGATGATCAGAGGCTTTTAGTTTACGAGTTTATGCCTAGAGGAAGCTTGGAGAACCACCTCTTCAGAA GGTCTCTCCCTCTTCCGTGGTCTATCAGGATGAAAATTGCTCTAGGTGCTGCAAAGGGTCTTGCTTTTCTTCACGAAGAAGCAGAAAAACCGGTTATATACCGTGATTTTAAGACATCGAACATCCTGCTAGATGCT GAGTATAATGCCAAACTTTCTGATTTTGGACTTGCTAAAGATGCTCCTGATGAAGGAAAAACTCATGTGTCTACGCGTGTGATGGGCACATATGGTTACGCGGCCCCAGAGTATGTCATGACAG GACATCTTACATCAAAAAGTGATGTGTATAGTTTTGGAGTAGTCCTCCTTGAAATGCTGACAGGCAGAAGATCGATGGACAAGAACCGGCCTAATGGGGAGCATAACCTTGTAGAATGGGCTAGGCCTCATCTTGGTGAAAGGAGACGTTTTTACCGTTTGATAGATCCACGACTTGAAGGTCATTTCTCAATTAAAGGTGCCCAAAAAGCTGCACACTTGGCTGCACGTTGCCTTAGCCGAGATTCCAAAGTTAGGCCTCTAATGAGTGAAGTTGTTGAAGCTTTGAAGCCTTTGCCAAATCTCAAAGACATGGCTAGCTCGTCTTACTACTTCCAAACAATGCAAGCGGATCGAGTAGGGTGTAGCCCAAATGGTAAAAATGGTCTCAAAACCCAAGGGTCGGTTTCAAGAAACGGTCAGCATCATCCAAGAAGCCTTTCGATTACAAATGGTTCTCTTACTTCACCATATCATCAGTTTGCCCATAATTCACCAAAACCGAATAGTAAGCCATAA
- the LOC142523399 gene encoding pectate lyase-like has translation MAISNSKILLAVVCIVSVVATLPRSTGKIANFDEYLQKRSEESLEDSLKAFYPKPEEVTEEFNELVGRELVSENVTRRHLLQNGCKSTNPIDNCWRCNRNWAKNRKRLAKCALGFGGRATGGERGKIYIVTDPSDDDMDHPKPGTLRHAIIQPRPLWIIFSHHMIIKLRQELIFTSHKTIDGRGAEVHIAYGAGFTLQFVKNVIIHNIWMHNIVPASGGMIRDAVDHIGLRTRSDGDAISIFSSSNIWIDHVSLAKGTDGLIDVIEGSTAVTISNCKFNHHNDVILLGAHDSDSKDAIMQVTVAFNKFGIGCIQRMPRCRWGFFHVVNNDYAQWELYAIGGSAHPTIISQGNRFKASKNLYTKEVTKRDYATKGEWMKWQWRSEGDKFLNGAFFTESGPPIKQIKKSLKSNLINFKPGSYAGRLTRFSGALKCRVGKPC, from the exons ATGGCTATTAGTAATAGTAAAATATTGTTAGCTGTTGTTTGCATCGTCTCCGTCGTGGCTACGCTGCCACGGTCGACGGGTAAAATCGCAAATTTTGATGAGTATTTGCAGAAAAGGTCTGAGGAATCTCTTGAGGATTCTTTGAAGGCGTTTTATCCTAAGCCGGAGGAAGTCACCGAGGAATTTAACGAACTAGTGGGCAG GGAGTTGGTAAGTGAGAATGTCACAAGGAGACACCTCCTACAAAATGGTTGCAAGTCGACGAACCCCATCGACAACTGCTGGCGCTGCAACCGCAACTGGGCCAAGAATCGAAAGCGGCTAGCCAAGTGTGCACTCGGCTTCGGCGGCCGTGCCACCGGCGGGGAAAGGGGGAAGATCTACATCGTCACCGACCCTTCGGATGACGACATGGACCACCCGAAACCCGGCACCCTCCGCCACGCCATCATCCAACCTCGGCCACTATGGATCATATTCTCCCACCACATGATCATTAAGCTCAGGCAAGAGCTCATTTTCACCAGCCACAAGACCATCGATGGCCGGGGTGCTGAAGTTCACATTGCCTACGGCGCAGGATTCACCCTCCAATTTGTGAAAAATGTTATTATACACAATATTTGGATGCACAACATTGTTCCGGCCTCCGGTGGGATGATCAGGGACGCAGTCGACCACATCGGCCTACGTACGAGGAGCGATGGGGATGCGATCTCGATATTTAGTTCGAGCAATATATGGATCGACCACGTGTCCTTGGCTAAAGGCACAGATGGTCTCATTGATGTGATTGAGGGATCCACGGCTGTTACAATATCTAACTGCAAATTCAACCATCACAATGAT GTGATACTGTTGGGTGCACATGACAGCGACTCTAAAGATGCAATAATGCAAGTGACTGTTGCATTCAACAAATTCGGAATTGGTTGCATACAGAGAATGCCAAGGTGCCGATGGGGCTTCTTCCATGTCGTCAACAACGACTATGCCCAATGGGAGCTCTATGCCATTGGCGGCAGCGCCCATCCCACCATTATCAGCCAAGGCAACCGATTCAAGGCATCTAAAAACCTTTACACCAAAGAG GTGACGAAGAGGGACTACGCCACGAAGGGCGAGTGGATGAAATGGCAATGGAGATCGGAAGGTGACAAGTTCTTGAATGGAGCATTCTTTACCGAATCAGGTCCACCAATCAAACAAATAAAAAAGTCACTGAAGAGTAACTTGATCAACTTCAAGCCCGGTTCATACGCTGGCAGGCTGACACGGTTCTCCGGCGCACTCAAGTGCCGTGTAGGCAAACCATGCTAG